One region of Thunnus thynnus chromosome 14, fThuThy2.1, whole genome shotgun sequence genomic DNA includes:
- the si:ch211-217g15.3 gene encoding uncharacterized protein si:ch211-217g15.3 translates to MSRISLIVCIFLICGVTAKPYKPWNQLTHEAFLDTVMSVDATGKMSWRVEVEPPEDMDETQHDIDPSMMIWKKMTGTGQEKQPLQPEEDLDELYHPSVADLLKVQTHNLDALPAADIQSEPSQKNANSEYNHVPEEDRDDIDHPVFSNVAFEEPEQDWDEIYRKANKELDAYLAPLVAEHKSGAEFRAPDLAQYHHYELLRREVRVHLQPEEDMDDLYHPDLQQPIPRHDDAKAAAPVDQPSQRKYSEPEEDLDDLHHL, encoded by the exons ATGTCCAG GATTTCTCTAATCGTGTGTATCTTTCTGATATGTGGCGTCACAGCAAAACCGTATAAACCCTGG AATCAACTCACACATGAAGCATTCCTGGATACGGTTAT GTCAGTAGACGCCACAGGGAAGATGTCCTGGAGAGTGGAAGTGGAGCCTCCGGAGGACATGGATGAGACTCAGCATGACATTGACCCCAGCATGATGATCTGGAAGAAGATGACAGGCACTGGCCAGGAAAAACAGCCCCTGCAGCCAGAAGAAGACCTGGATGAGCTGTACCATCCGTCTGTGGCTGATCTGCTCAAAGttcaaacacacaaccttgaCGCCCTCCCTGCTGCCGACATCCAGTCAGAGCCCTCGCAGAAAAATGCCAACTCAGAGTACAATCACGTGCCAGAGGAAGATAGAGATGACATTGATCACCCTGTTTTCAGTAACGTGGCCTTCGAAGAACCTGAGCAGGACTGGGATGAAATCTACCGCAAAGCGAACAAGGAGCTGGATGCGTATCTGGCCCCGCTAGTCGCTGAACACAAATCCGGCGCCGAGTTCCGAGCTCCGGACCTTGCACAGTATCATCACTATGAGCTGCTGAGACGTGAGGTCAGAGTTCACCTTCAGCCAGAGGAGGACATGGACGACTTGTACCATCCAGACCTCCAACAACCCATCCCTCGCCACGATGATGCCAAAGCTGCCGCTCCTGTTGATCAGCCGTCTCAGAGGAAGTACAGCGAGCCAGAGGAAGATCTGGATGATCTGCACCACCTCTGA
- the fuom gene encoding fucose mutarotase isoform X2: protein MGHGDELVLADANFPASSICACGPKEIRADGLGIPQLLEAILKLLPLDTYVPSPAAVMDLVDSDKQRCLAVPVWDTYTHLLGQAGPQTPLEKVERFAFYERAKKAYAVVATGETALYGNLILKKGVIPAELLQ from the exons ATGGGCCACGGGGACGAGCTTG ttcTTGCTGATGCAAATTTTCCAGCTTCTTCCATTTGTGCTTGTGGCCCAAAAGAGATAAGAGCTGACG GCTTGGGAATCCCACAGCTTCTGGAGGCCATTTTGAAGCTGTTGCCCCTGGATACCTATGTCCCCTCTCCG GCCGCAGTCATGGATCTGGTGGACAGTGACAAACAGAGATGTTTAGCTGTACCTGTGTGggacacctacacacacctccTGGGACAGGCTGGGCCTCAG ACTCCTCTTGAGAAGGTGGAAAGGTTTGCTTTCTATGAACGAGCCAAGAAAGCCTACGCTGTTGTGGCAACAGG GGAAACTGCTCTATATGGTAACCTGATACTGAAGAAGGGGGTCATTCCTGCCGAGCTGCTAcagtga
- the fuom gene encoding fucose mutarotase isoform X1, which translates to MVVLKGIPSVLSPELLYALAKMGHGDELVLADANFPASSICACGPKEIRADGLGIPQLLEAILKLLPLDTYVPSPAAVMDLVDSDKQRCLAVPVWDTYTHLLGQAGPQTPLEKVERFAFYERAKKAYAVVATGETALYGNLILKKGVIPAELLQ; encoded by the exons ATGGTCGTACTTAAAGGAATCCCCTCTGTTTTATCCCCAGAACTGCTATATGCTCTTGCAAAAATGGGCCACGGGGACGAGCTTG ttcTTGCTGATGCAAATTTTCCAGCTTCTTCCATTTGTGCTTGTGGCCCAAAAGAGATAAGAGCTGACG GCTTGGGAATCCCACAGCTTCTGGAGGCCATTTTGAAGCTGTTGCCCCTGGATACCTATGTCCCCTCTCCG GCCGCAGTCATGGATCTGGTGGACAGTGACAAACAGAGATGTTTAGCTGTACCTGTGTGggacacctacacacacctccTGGGACAGGCTGGGCCTCAG ACTCCTCTTGAGAAGGTGGAAAGGTTTGCTTTCTATGAACGAGCCAAGAAAGCCTACGCTGTTGTGGCAACAGG GGAAACTGCTCTATATGGTAACCTGATACTGAAGAAGGGGGTCATTCCTGCCGAGCTGCTAcagtga
- the echs1 gene encoding enoyl-CoA hydratase, mitochondrial, producing the protein MAFLCRSAAVLLKPLRAAPAVQSAARLYSSGGQYEYIVVEKRGEKNNVGFIQLNRPKALNALCDGLMREVGQALDAFEGDSDIGAIVITGSDRAFAAGADIKEMQNRTFQECYGGNFLAHWNRVSTVKKPVIAAVNGFALGGGCEFAMMCDIIYAGEKAQFGQPEILLGTIPGAGGTQRLTRAVGKSLAMELVLTGDKINAQEAKQSGLVSKIYPVDQLVSEAVKCGEKIAANSKLVSAMAKEAVNAAFELTLAEGNRFEKRLFHATFATDDRKEGMTAFVEKRKASFQDK; encoded by the exons ATGGCTTTCCTGTGCAGAAGTGCTGCTGTGCTCCTGAAGCCCCTcagagccgctccggccgtccaGTCTGCTGCCCGCCTGTACAGCTCAG GTGGTCAGTATGAGTATATTGTGGTGGAAAAGCGAGGAGAGAAGAATAATGTGGGTTTCATCCAGTTGAACCGGCCTAAGGCTCTCAACGCTCTGTGTGACGGGCTGATGAGGGAGGTGGGACAGGCCCTTGACGCCTTTGAGGGTGACAGCGACATCGGAGCTATTGTCATCACCGGCAGCGACAGAGCATTTGCTG cGGGAGCGGACATTAAAGAGATGCAGAATCGAACCTTTCAGGAGTGTTATGGTGGCAACTTCTTGGCTCACTGGAACAGAGTGTCCACAGTGAAGAAGCCTGTGATCGCAGCCGTCAATGGATTTGCT CTTGGTGGAGGCTGCGAGTTTGCAATGAtgtgtgacatcatctatgCTGGAGAGAAGGCACAGTTTGGCCAACCAGAGATCCTGTTAGGGACCATTCCTG GGGCGGGTGGCACCCAGCGGCTGACCCGCGCAGTGGGCAAGTCCCTGGCTATGGAGTTGGTACTAACAGGAGACAAGATTAACGCTCAAGAAGCCAAGCAGTCAG gtTTGGTGAGTAAAATTTATCCAGTGGACCAGCTGGTGTCCGAAGCCGTGAAATGTGGGGAGAAAATTGCTGCCAATTCCAAATTGGTGTCTGCTATGGCTAAAGAAGCTGTTAATGCAG CCTTCGAACTGACTTTGGCTGAAGGCAATCGTTTCGAAAAGCGGTTATTCCACGCCACCTTTGCTACG gATGATCGTAAAGAAGGCATGACAGCATTTGTGGAGAAGAGAAAGGCCAGTTTCCAGGACAAGTAA
- the sprn gene encoding shadow of prion protein produces the protein MNLVVATCWTCLLLSAFLCEPVLSKGGRGGSRGSSRGSSSRSSTAGSYRGGGAYGGTRSRFRVAGRTSPVRVAAAAAAGAAVALTADKWYASAYRRSNTDSSEEDLDYYNRTNYFDAQMSGSTQNGSSLSQLVSIIIATFSPKYGLLLDNIL, from the coding sequence ATGAACCTGGTAGTTGCAACCTGCTGGACTTGCCTCCTGCTCTCCGCCTTCCTGTGCGAGCCTGTGCTGTCTAAAGGCGGCCGTGGAGGGTCCCGGGGCTCGTCCCGCGGCTCCTCCTCCCGGAGCTCCACAGCGGGCAGTTACCGGGGAGGAGGCGCCTACGGTGGGACCCGCTCTCGCTTCAGGGTGGCGGGGCGGACGTCCCCGGTGCGGGTCGCCGCTGCAGCGGCGGCAGGCGCAGCGGTGGCGCTAACTGCGGATAAATGGTACGCCTCTGCCTACCGCCGCAGCAACACCGACAGCTCAGAGGAAGATCTTGATTATTACAACAGGACCAATTACTTTGATGCACAAATGTCAGGCTCCACTCAAAATGGATCCTCTCTCTCCCAACTGGTTTCTATCATTATTGCAACATTCTCCCCAAAATATGGACTCTTACTTGACAATATCCTGTAg